The sequence CGGGTTCTGTTCCATGAGCTCCTCCTACTCGATCCTGCGGTGAGATCGCAACTTCGACGCAGACGACGATCTGCTAGCAGACTCGATGCGGAAGGCGTCGTTCCAAATATGCAACAGGGTGTTGCGCCCATGTATCTGTTTTCGCAATTTCCGCGAATGTAGTTTTCGGCAAGGAGGTAAGCCTCATGAGTCACAACAGCCTGGTGACCAAACCCGAAAGCGGACACTGGACCGACGCCTACCCGGAGTTGGGCCGCGGGCCGGTCTCGCTCGAGGACTGTGTCTCGACGGAGTTCTACGAGAAGGAACGCGAGCACGTCTTCCGCAAGACCTGGCTCTACATGGGCCGGGTCGAACAGGTTCCCAAGTCGGGCAGCTACTTCACCCGCGAACTGCGGTTCCTCAACACTTCGATCATCATCGTGCGCGGCAAGGACGACGTGATCCGCGCGATGCACAACATCTGCCCGCACCGCGGAAACAAGTTGCTGTGGGAGGACGATCCCTTCAAGGAGGTGTCGGGTCGCGCGCCGCTGCTGTACTGCCGCTTCCACGGCTGGCGCTACAAGCTGGACGGCTCACTGCACTCGGCGACCCGCAAGGATCTGCTTCTCGACTTCGACGCCGACAGTTGCCGGGTGCCTGCCGTGCAATGTGAAGTGTGGGAAGGCTTCATCTTCGTCAACCTCAACCCGCACAACACCGAGCCTTTGTCGTCGTTCGTCGGTGAGCTGGCGCACGACATCGAGGGCTATCCGTTCCACGGGCCGCACCAGGTGTACCGATTCAAGGCCGAACTGCAGTGCAACTGGAAGATCTTCCTCGACGGTTTTGCCGAGAGCTACCACGGTCCATACCTGCACGCGTCGTCATTCGGTGCTCTGACCGCGGAGGCCAGAGAGGCCTTCGACCAACCCAACCCGTTCACCGACGCGCTGGCCTACCAGCTCAAGGGCCCGCACCGGATGTTCTCGTTCTCCGGTGAACCGTCGCAGAAGACGCCGTACTCCAAGCCCATCGAGTGCGTTTTCGAGGCCAGCGCGGCGGGTCCGTGGAACAAGAAGATCGATCGCGGGCCGATGCCGCCGGGTATCAATCCCACCGGGTCGGAGAAATACGGCTTCGACTCCTATCAGTTCTTCCCGAACTTCGTGCTGATCTTCGGCGCGTCCGGGTTCACCGTTCACACGCACTGGCCCACCGGTCCGCATTCGCACATCTTCGAGACGGAGGCGTACTACCAACCGCCCACCACTCACAAGGAGCGGCTGGGCCAGGAGCTGACGATGACGTTCCTCAACGACATCATCCTCGAGGACGCCAGCCCCTCGGAGGGCTTGCAGGCCATGCTGAACAGCGGCGCCCTCACACACTTCACGATGAACGACGAGGAGATCCTGCTGCGTCATCTGCACAAGACCGTCGCGGACTACGTCGAAGCAGGGGAGGCGGCACGATGAACACGCTACTGCCGCCGGGGTTCTCGCAGCTGGACCACCTCGTCGAGGAATGGGCCATCGAGGACGGACACGAGCGCTACGTGAAGCGCGTCAACAGCTCGATGGAGGAGATCAAGGCCTTCTACGACGAGGTGTTCCCGTTCGCCGAGGAAGCCGTCGCATACATCGACAAGTTCGACTACGCCGAACCGCTTCCCGACGACGTGGCGAACCTCCGTAATCTGCTCTACTCGTTGATCACCGTCTCACTCGCGGTGGAGCTTTGGAAGCAGCCGCGAGTGAAGCACTCCGCCAGCACCATTCTCACGAGAGTGAGCTGACGACCATGGGACTCACCTCCGCACAACTCGA is a genomic window of Mycobacterium sp. ITM-2016-00318 containing:
- a CDS encoding aromatic ring-hydroxylating dioxygenase subunit alpha, producing MSHNSLVTKPESGHWTDAYPELGRGPVSLEDCVSTEFYEKEREHVFRKTWLYMGRVEQVPKSGSYFTRELRFLNTSIIIVRGKDDVIRAMHNICPHRGNKLLWEDDPFKEVSGRAPLLYCRFHGWRYKLDGSLHSATRKDLLLDFDADSCRVPAVQCEVWEGFIFVNLNPHNTEPLSSFVGELAHDIEGYPFHGPHQVYRFKAELQCNWKIFLDGFAESYHGPYLHASSFGALTAEAREAFDQPNPFTDALAYQLKGPHRMFSFSGEPSQKTPYSKPIECVFEASAAGPWNKKIDRGPMPPGINPTGSEKYGFDSYQFFPNFVLIFGASGFTVHTHWPTGPHSHIFETEAYYQPPTTHKERLGQELTMTFLNDIILEDASPSEGLQAMLNSGALTHFTMNDEEILLRHLHKTVADYVEAGEAAR